One Tolypothrix sp. NIES-4075 DNA segment encodes these proteins:
- a CDS encoding ParM/StbA family protein translates to MSTNTQQKKVALLTLALDFGGSATKIVYATSLDHKARLLCMEPEVAVLARESILEYEGGKLGSSDPENVAWVAVGEQYRAVGYLAQSRFYANAGLSELKYERAIYKTLAAIWVIKEKLKLSSRLGVAIAVLLPPGEYEDRERFEKMLRSSLAGYQTPTGRMSVSLKAFNCKPEGGGIYLVHRKKVGEVLKTRVCAIAMIGYRNASVLVSHRGVIGEGKTSDLGFIRMLEKVMSKTSGLNPKRLTPAIVEAGDEVRSAALLRLPRSTTRELRAADVQQIVAAIKSARPEYAKILISWLDETLPLDVEEIVFCGGTADYLRKELNEHYDRIPLFWNAELVIPKTLDTFGLGNRLADVYGMFLYFSNLVNTLSDRDEEGAA, encoded by the coding sequence ATGAGTACGAATACTCAGCAGAAAAAAGTAGCACTGCTGACTCTGGCTTTGGATTTTGGAGGCTCCGCTACCAAAATTGTTTACGCCACGTCTTTAGATCACAAAGCGCGGTTGCTGTGCATGGAACCGGAGGTAGCAGTTTTAGCTCGTGAATCTATCTTGGAGTACGAGGGGGGTAAATTAGGATCTTCAGATCCAGAGAATGTAGCTTGGGTAGCGGTAGGTGAGCAATATAGAGCCGTAGGGTATCTGGCTCAATCTCGCTTTTATGCCAACGCAGGTTTATCGGAATTAAAGTACGAGCGAGCTATCTACAAAACCCTAGCAGCGATTTGGGTGATTAAAGAGAAGCTTAAGCTGAGTTCGCGATTAGGAGTAGCGATCGCAGTTTTATTGCCCCCCGGAGAGTACGAAGATAGGGAGCGTTTTGAAAAGATGCTGCGATCGTCGCTGGCTGGATATCAGACTCCCACAGGACGGATGAGTGTGTCGCTAAAAGCCTTCAACTGCAAGCCAGAAGGGGGTGGAATTTATCTGGTGCATCGCAAGAAAGTCGGAGAAGTTCTCAAAACTAGGGTTTGTGCCATAGCGATGATTGGCTATCGCAATGCTAGTGTTCTAGTTTCCCATCGCGGGGTCATAGGTGAGGGGAAAACTTCTGACCTGGGCTTTATTCGGATGCTAGAGAAAGTGATGAGCAAGACTTCCGGGCTAAACCCCAAGCGTCTGACCCCAGCAATTGTGGAAGCAGGTGACGAGGTTAGATCAGCAGCGTTGTTGCGTTTACCCAGAAGCACGACCAGAGAGTTACGAGCAGCTGATGTTCAACAAATTGTGGCTGCTATTAAATCAGCTCGTCCTGAATACGCCAAAATTCTCATCAGTTGGTTAGATGAAACCCTCCCTTTGGATGTGGAAGAAATTGTTTTTTGCGGGGGTACAGCCGATTACTTAAGAAAGGAACTTAACGAACATTATGACAGGATTCCTTTATTTTGGAATGCTGAATTGGTTATTCCCAAAACCCTAGACACTTTTGGGTTGGGGAATCGACTGGCTGATGTGTATGGAATGTTTTTGTACTTCTCTAATTTAGTTAACACGTTGTCCGATAGAGATGAAGAGGGAGCGGCATAA